TAACGAGGGAGTATGATGGCAAGTTTCCACTAGCTATCGGTGTGTTAAAAGGTGCTATGCCGTTTATGTCCGATATTTTACGCTATACAGAGACGTATTTAGAGATGGATTTTATGGATGTCTCTAGCTATGGCAAAGAAATGCGTTCTTCTGGTGAAGTAAAGATTGTTAAAGACCTTGATACAAAGGTGGAAGGACGCGATTTGCTTATCATCGAAGACATTATCGATAGCGGTTTAACTTTACGTTATTTAGTGGATTTATTTAAATATCGCAAGGCTAATTCTGTTAAAATTGTTACATTATTAGATAAGCCGACAGGAAGAACTGCGGACATCAAAGCGGACATGATTGGTTTTGAAGTGCCTAATGAATTTGTTGTAGGCTATGGGTTAGACTACCAAGAGAAATATAGAAACTTGCCTTATATTGGTGTGTTAAAGCCAGAAGTATATGGTGGGGAATAAAAATTTACCACCAAAGTAGTTGTAGCATAGGAAGATTTAGACAAGGTTACGTAGTGTACAACAATACCAAATGCTTGAATGGATCTACGAATAGGAAACCATGATGGTTTGTAGTTAGTTAGCTGTTAAGTTTTTGAAAAATTTGCAGACAAATGTCTTTCTTTTCTAATCAAACGAATGAAAGAAGTTTATCGTATAAGAAACTACAAATTTTATCTTCATAAGGGCTTGGCGACAAACCGTGTTTTCTAAATATCTTTATAGTATAAGCAACCAATACAAGGTGACGGTAAACTCCGACAAAATGAAGTTTCCGTTTATCCTATTTTTAAGGTAAATTAGTTGTATTCCAACTTTTTAGTATGGTACGATGTAATATAGTTTTTCCCCGCTTGGGAGGAGGTAAGCAATGAGCCGGATATTTCGGAATGCAGTTTTCTGGATAGTGATTGTCCTTGTGATTATTTCGGTTATTTCACTGTTCAGTGGGCAAAATGAAGAAGCAAAAGAATATAATGTTAAGCAATTTATGGATGCTTTAAATAATGGTGAGATTAAAGAAATGACCATGCAACCAGCTAACGGTATTATTCGTTACGAAGGTGTATTAGAAGACGAAGAAAAGCCGTTTGTTGCGCAAGTTCCAGATAATACAGATATTATTTCTTCCATTACGGAACAAGCAAATGAACAAAGTGACCTTTTTGTAGAAGAAGAAGAGCAACCGAGTATGTGGGTAACGCTTTTAACTACAATGATTCCGTTTTTAATCATTGGACTTCTCTTTTTCTTTATACTTAGTCAAGCCCAAGGTGGAGGCGGCGGCGGTCGCGTTATGAACTTTGGGAAGAGTAAGGCAAAAATGTATAGTGAAGATAAAAAGAAAGTTCGCTTTAAAGATGTAGCGGGTGCTGATGAAGAGAAACAAGAACTAGTAGAGGTAGTTGACTTTCTAAAAGATCCAAGAAAATTCTCTGCTGTTGGTGCTAGAATTCCGAAAGGTGTACTTTTAGTGGGACCTCCAGGAACTGGTAAAACATTATTAGCACGTGCCGTAGCAGGAGAAGCTGGTACACCCTTTTTCTCTATAAGTGGTTCAGACTTTGTGGAGATGTTTGTTGGTGTTGGTGCTTCGCGTGTACGTGATTTGTTTGAAAACGCAAAAAAGAATGCTCCTTGTATCATTTTTATAGACGAAATAGACGCAGTTGGTAGACAGCGTGGAGCGGGCCTTGGCGGTGGTCATGATGAGCGTGAACAAACTTTAAACCAATTGCTTGTAGAGATGGATGGTTTTGGTGCTAACGAAGGGATTATCATTATGGCAGCAACGAACCGTGCTGACATTTTAGATCCTGCTTTATTACGACCAGGCCGTTTTGATCGACAAATTATGGTAGACCGTCCAGATGTGAAGGGACGTAAAGAGGTTTTAGAAGTACATGCTAGAAACAAGCCGCTAGCGGAGGATGTTGATTTAAAAACAATTGCTATGCGTACGCCTGGTTTTTCAGGTGCTGATTTGGAGAACTTACTAAATGAAGCAGCATTAGTAGCAGCAAGACGAGACAGTAATAAAATTGAAATGCTTGATGTGGATGAAGCAATAGACCGCGTTATTGCGGGACCTGCTAAGAAAAGCAGAGTGATTTCTGAAAAAGAGCGAGACATTGTAGCGTATCATGAAAGTGGGCATACCGTTATCGGAATGGTTTTAGATGATGCGGATATCGTTCATAAGGTTACCATTGTACCACGTGGCCAAGCGGGCGGTTATGCGGTCATGTTACCTAAGGAAGACCGTTACTTTATGACGAAACCAGAGCTTTTTGACAAAATAACAGGTCTTTTGGGTGGTCGTGTAGCGGAAGAAGTTATCTTCGGAGAAGTAAGTACTGGAGCTCATAACGACTTTCAGCGAGCAACAGCTATCGCTCGTAAGATGATTACCGAGTACGGTATGAGTGATCGGATTGGACCTTTACAGTTTACTTCTG
The nucleotide sequence above comes from Virgibacillus dokdonensis. Encoded proteins:
- the hpt gene encoding hypoxanthine phosphoribosyltransferase, whose product is MHNDIKEVLISQEEIANKCKELGEQLTREYDGKFPLAIGVLKGAMPFMSDILRYTETYLEMDFMDVSSYGKEMRSSGEVKIVKDLDTKVEGRDLLIIEDIIDSGLTLRYLVDLFKYRKANSVKIVTLLDKPTGRTADIKADMIGFEVPNEFVVGYGLDYQEKYRNLPYIGVLKPEVYGGE
- the ftsH gene encoding ATP-dependent zinc metalloprotease FtsH — protein: MSRIFRNAVFWIVIVLVIISVISLFSGQNEEAKEYNVKQFMDALNNGEIKEMTMQPANGIIRYEGVLEDEEKPFVAQVPDNTDIISSITEQANEQSDLFVEEEEQPSMWVTLLTTMIPFLIIGLLFFFILSQAQGGGGGGRVMNFGKSKAKMYSEDKKKVRFKDVAGADEEKQELVEVVDFLKDPRKFSAVGARIPKGVLLVGPPGTGKTLLARAVAGEAGTPFFSISGSDFVEMFVGVGASRVRDLFENAKKNAPCIIFIDEIDAVGRQRGAGLGGGHDEREQTLNQLLVEMDGFGANEGIIIMAATNRADILDPALLRPGRFDRQIMVDRPDVKGRKEVLEVHARNKPLAEDVDLKTIAMRTPGFSGADLENLLNEAALVAARRDSNKIEMLDVDEAIDRVIAGPAKKSRVISEKERDIVAYHESGHTVIGMVLDDADIVHKVTIVPRGQAGGYAVMLPKEDRYFMTKPELFDKITGLLGGRVAEEVIFGEVSTGAHNDFQRATAIARKMITEYGMSDRIGPLQFTSGGGQVFLGRDLSNDQQYSDAIAHEIDQEMQNFINYCYDRAKAILTEHKDKLELIAKTLLEVETLDAKQIKSLFEKGVLPEPEEDDMKVNIKPKDEAPETYEQAKEKALNKQQEKKEDITTDNKPPTRPNDDTTSKEQKPSSLDEITTDNKPSSEDDEK